From the genome of Actinomycetota bacterium, one region includes:
- the glp gene encoding gephyrin-like molybdotransferase Glp: protein MATPHHDHDSGEGLLSVEEAREKVLSQIEPLQPLELPLTDAYGCVLAQDVVAERDLPEFASSAMDGYAVRSSEVRDATQASPVELRVVGRALIGHRPEGTVGGGEAFQIATGAPIPAGADTVVPIENVEVRGNVVRILFGTDEGKHIRRAGEDVKSGDALVNSGRRLQAPELALLATAGISHPLVRPRARVVVLSTGDELIPPFQTPEFGQVRDSNAYSLFGAIREAGAAPILAGIVKDDVDSLKDVVLSHLGQADVLVSSGGVSVGERDVVKAAFLRRGEFDFFRVAMQPGMPQGFGHIEGKPYFGLPGNPVSVFVSFEVFIRPSLMKMMGRRNLFRPEVTARLADDVTGPKGKTQFARVRVKRTREGWVATPTGGRGSNLIATVSRANGLALIPPGVATARAGSDVRVILFRSMEE, encoded by the coding sequence ATGGCGACGCCGCATCACGACCACGACAGCGGCGAGGGGCTGCTCTCGGTCGAGGAGGCGCGCGAGAAGGTCCTGTCACAGATCGAGCCGCTCCAACCGCTCGAGCTCCCGCTGACCGACGCGTACGGCTGCGTCCTGGCGCAGGACGTCGTCGCCGAACGCGACCTCCCGGAGTTCGCGAGCTCGGCGATGGACGGGTACGCCGTCCGGTCTTCGGAGGTTCGCGACGCGACGCAGGCGTCGCCCGTGGAGCTCCGCGTCGTCGGCCGCGCGCTCATCGGTCACCGCCCGGAGGGAACGGTCGGCGGCGGCGAAGCCTTCCAGATCGCAACCGGCGCGCCGATCCCGGCGGGCGCCGACACGGTCGTTCCCATCGAAAACGTGGAGGTTCGCGGGAACGTCGTCCGGATCCTCTTCGGGACTGATGAGGGCAAACACATCCGGCGCGCCGGCGAGGACGTGAAGAGCGGCGACGCGCTCGTGAATTCCGGCCGACGCCTGCAGGCGCCCGAGCTCGCGTTGCTGGCGACCGCCGGGATCTCGCATCCGCTCGTGCGGCCGAGAGCACGCGTCGTCGTGCTCTCGACGGGCGACGAGCTGATCCCGCCCTTTCAAACGCCTGAGTTCGGCCAGGTGCGCGATTCGAACGCGTACTCGTTGTTCGGCGCGATCAGGGAAGCGGGCGCGGCCCCGATCCTCGCCGGCATCGTGAAGGACGACGTTGATTCGCTGAAGGACGTCGTCCTGTCGCATCTCGGCCAGGCGGACGTGCTCGTGTCGTCCGGCGGCGTCTCGGTCGGGGAGCGCGACGTCGTGAAGGCGGCGTTCCTTCGTCGGGGTGAGTTCGACTTCTTCCGCGTGGCGATGCAGCCGGGGATGCCGCAGGGTTTCGGTCACATCGAGGGGAAGCCGTACTTTGGCCTGCCGGGGAACCCGGTAAGCGTGTTCGTCAGCTTCGAGGTCTTCATCCGCCCTTCGCTGATGAAGATGATGGGGCGGCGGAACCTGTTCCGGCCCGAGGTCACCGCACGCCTCGCCGACGACGTCACCGGTCCGAAGGGCAAGACGCAGTTCGCCCGAGTTCGGGTGAAGCGCACCCGAGAGGGCTGGGTGGCTACCCCCACCGGCGGACGTGGGTCGAACCTCATCGCGACCGTCTCTCGCGCGAACGGCCTGGCGTTGATCCCTCCCGGCGTCGCGACGGCCAGGGCGGGCAGCGACGTTCGGGTGATCCTGTTCCGCTCGATGGAGGAGTGA
- the moaC gene encoding cyclic pyranopterin monophosphate synthase MoaC, translating into MDSSRAPEEARPADVARIVEVGGKEVTDRVAVAECVITMTPEACERLVAGTPKGNPLEAARIAGVMGLKRTPELLPFCHPVAVTGAEVVVTPEPQAGRISIRTTVHARDRTGVEMEALTAAAVAALSLYDTAKAYDRAARIDGLRLLEKRGGKSGQYVAEA; encoded by the coding sequence ATGGACAGCTCTCGTGCACCCGAGGAGGCACGGCCGGCGGACGTCGCGCGGATCGTCGAGGTCGGCGGGAAGGAAGTCACCGATCGCGTAGCCGTGGCGGAGTGCGTGATCACCATGACGCCGGAGGCGTGCGAGCGTCTCGTCGCAGGCACGCCGAAGGGGAATCCACTGGAGGCTGCGAGAATCGCCGGCGTGATGGGTCTGAAGCGGACGCCCGAACTGCTGCCGTTTTGTCATCCCGTCGCGGTGACGGGCGCGGAGGTCGTCGTGACGCCAGAACCGCAGGCTGGTCGGATCTCCATTCGAACGACGGTGCACGCTCGAGACCGGACCGGCGTCGAGATGGAGGCGCTCACGGCCGCGGCCGTCGCGGCCCTCTCCCTGTACGACACGGCGAAGGCGTACGACCGCGCTGCGCGAATCGACGGGCTTCGGTTGCTGGAGAAGCGAGGCGGGAAGTCGGGGCAGTACGTTGCCGAGGCGTAA
- a CDS encoding haloacid dehalogenase produces the protein MDLERTSEAIARRFDSTMQARERALPASRAAIRSCANAIRAIHRGELDLAHRLMDEARASIDAGLDAVRDHPEIRFAGYLQDAQKEFAEAKITEAVVSGASHAPTPEELAVEDAPYLNGMAEAIGEARRHALDLLRHGRIADGEAVLSAMDDMYAVLVTMDYPDAITGNLRRSTDVARSLIEKTRGDLSVARVSQDLHDALERHTRQIDGPP, from the coding sequence GTGGATCTGGAACGAACGTCCGAGGCGATCGCGCGCCGCTTCGATTCCACGATGCAAGCTCGCGAACGCGCGCTTCCCGCATCGCGGGCCGCGATCAGGTCCTGCGCGAACGCGATCCGTGCGATCCACCGTGGAGAGCTGGATCTGGCGCACCGTTTGATGGATGAGGCACGTGCGTCGATCGACGCCGGACTCGACGCCGTCCGCGATCATCCCGAGATTCGCTTCGCCGGATACCTGCAGGACGCGCAGAAGGAGTTTGCCGAGGCGAAGATCACCGAGGCCGTCGTCTCGGGCGCGTCGCACGCACCGACACCGGAGGAGCTCGCCGTCGAAGACGCCCCCTACCTCAACGGTATGGCTGAGGCGATCGGCGAGGCCCGCCGCCACGCCCTCGATCTGTTGCGGCACGGCAGGATCGCCGACGGCGAGGCCGTGCTCTCCGCGATGGACGACATGTACGCGGTGCTCGTGACGATGGACTATCCGGACGCGATCACTGGGAACCTGCGGCGGAGCACGGACGTCGCGCGAAGCCTGATCGAGAAGACCCGCGGCGATCTGTCGGTCGCGCGCGTTTCACAGGACCTCCACGACGCCCTCGAGCGGCACACCAGGCAGATCGACGGGCCACCGTGA
- a CDS encoding proline dehydrogenase family protein, which produces MSLARNAILWAADNPWLREHLPSFRFIRRTVGRFMPGETLDAALGAAARLANDGLPTIVTELGENVATRKEAEDVADHYIDAYGTIADRGLDTEISLKPTHLGLDLDPDLAAENVERVAQGAEQRGSWLWLDMESGRYVQPTIDLFRKVRATRPNTGICLQAYLRRTPVDISDLMPDASIRLVKGAYREHENLLVGDRQAIDESYRRLALRILEVKGPSERLVLGTHDVDLVSRIEVDVESRDGFEIAMLYGIRSNDQVRLAGEGYTIRTLISYGTHWYPWFMRRIAEKPLENVLLALRNFIGR; this is translated from the coding sequence GTGAGCCTCGCGCGGAACGCGATCCTGTGGGCGGCGGACAACCCCTGGCTGCGCGAGCATCTCCCGAGCTTCCGCTTCATCCGCCGCACCGTCGGGCGGTTCATGCCCGGCGAGACGCTCGACGCGGCACTCGGGGCCGCGGCCCGTCTGGCGAACGATGGCCTCCCGACGATCGTCACCGAGCTCGGGGAGAACGTCGCGACGCGCAAGGAGGCGGAGGACGTCGCCGATCACTACATCGACGCGTACGGCACGATCGCAGATCGCGGTCTGGACACGGAGATCTCGCTCAAGCCGACGCACCTCGGACTCGACCTCGACCCGGACCTTGCGGCCGAGAACGTCGAGCGCGTGGCGCAGGGTGCCGAACAGCGTGGGAGCTGGTTGTGGCTCGACATGGAATCGGGCCGCTACGTGCAACCGACTATCGACCTGTTTCGCAAGGTCCGCGCGACACGACCGAACACCGGGATCTGTCTCCAGGCGTACCTGAGGAGAACGCCTGTCGACATCAGCGACCTGATGCCGGATGCGTCGATCCGCCTGGTGAAGGGCGCCTACCGCGAGCACGAGAACCTGCTCGTCGGGGATCGGCAGGCGATCGACGAGAGCTACCGACGACTCGCGCTTCGGATCCTGGAGGTCAAAGGCCCGAGCGAGCGGCTCGTCCTCGGAACGCACGACGTCGACCTGGTTTCGCGGATCGAGGTCGACGTGGAGAGCCGCGACGGGTTCGAGATCGCGATGCTCTACGGCATCCGTTCCAACGATCAGGTTCGGCTCGCGGGCGAGGGTTACACGATCCGAACGCTGATCTCGTACGGAACGCACTGGTACCCGTGGTTCATGCGCCGGATAGCTGAGAAGCCACTCGAGAACGTTCTCCTCGCGCTGCGCAACTTCATCGGTCGATAA
- a CDS encoding Rieske (2Fe-2S) protein: protein MEDAWAPIGKLSDFPDGKAVKAPVDDETDLLVLRRGEEVLVVSNRCTHQGTPLNRGRLHTAGNVVTITCPLHGSLFSLTDGRVLRGPATIWLPSYEARVTGELVEVRQRQ from the coding sequence ATGGAGGATGCGTGGGCGCCGATCGGCAAGTTGTCCGACTTCCCCGACGGGAAAGCCGTCAAGGCACCGGTCGACGACGAGACCGATCTCCTCGTGCTGAGGCGGGGTGAGGAAGTCCTCGTCGTCTCCAACCGATGCACCCATCAGGGCACACCCCTCAACCGAGGCCGCCTCCACACCGCCGGGAACGTGGTGACGATCACCTGTCCGTTGCATGGAAGCCTGTTTTCGCTTACCGACGGCCGGGTACTCCGCGGTCCGGCGACGATCTGGCTGCCCTCGTACGAGGCGCGCGTGACCGGTGAGCTCGTCGAGGTTCGGCAGCGTCAGTGA
- a CDS encoding DNA-3-methyladenine glycosylase I — protein sequence MPNDVQRCEWVPLDQPKYLAYHDEEWGVPSHDDRHLFEMLVLEGAQAGLSWSTILNKREGYRNAFADFDATAVARFAPTDVERLMLDAGIVRNRLKIESAINNAQRVVEVQGQDGSLDAYLWSFVGGNPIVAEWKRLSDLPAETAESKAMSKDLKRRGFRFVGPTVCYAFMQAVGMANDHVADCFRFEEIVGSYRHVE from the coding sequence GTGCCGAACGACGTTCAGCGGTGCGAGTGGGTGCCGCTGGACCAGCCGAAATACCTCGCGTACCACGACGAGGAGTGGGGTGTGCCGTCGCACGACGACCGCCACCTGTTTGAGATGTTGGTTCTCGAAGGTGCGCAGGCCGGCCTGTCGTGGTCGACGATCCTGAACAAACGCGAGGGCTACCGGAATGCGTTCGCGGACTTCGACGCCACGGCCGTCGCGCGGTTTGCCCCTACCGATGTCGAGCGGCTGATGCTCGACGCGGGGATCGTTCGGAACCGGCTGAAGATCGAGTCGGCGATCAACAATGCACAGCGGGTCGTCGAAGTGCAGGGGCAGGACGGCTCGCTCGACGCATACCTGTGGTCGTTCGTCGGCGGAAATCCGATTGTCGCCGAGTGGAAGCGATTGTCAGACCTGCCTGCCGAGACGGCGGAGTCGAAGGCCATGAGCAAGGATCTGAAGCGCCGCGGCTTCCGCTTCGTCGGGCCGACGGTGTGTTACGCGTTCATGCAAGCGGTCGGTATGGCGAACGACCACGTCGCAGACTGCTTCAGGTTCGAGGAGATCGTCGGGAGCTACAGGCACGTCGAATGA
- a CDS encoding diaminopimelate decarboxylase, producing MREWWERPGLEVRDRRLYVAGRDAEAVAREHGTPVFAYDLVRIEEQARCLLDAFDRVGVPFRLRLALKAQRDPDVLAFVRALGFVGIDACSPGEVRHAIEHGWTADEISYTGTNVSERDMDVLLESNVHVNLDLLSQLDRWGRRAPGSSVGIRVNPRAGATWSGAPYAADGASLYAGAKPTKFGILDEQIDDALAISNKHGLRMDTVHFHVGDGFLTDGLGAFETAVERVAATTLRLGDAGHEIVELNVGGGLGVPQRPEDEPLDADAFAAVLAKHFGPPGVTVSCEPGDYLCKESGVLLAEVVSIDERGGVPFAGLDAGYVVAPERFIYDALVPIVLTRAIVADSSRTYTIAGNVNEGDDLWGEGVALPELREGDVLAMLNVGTYNASMRLEHCLCAPARTAAFGDRL from the coding sequence GTGCGCGAGTGGTGGGAGCGGCCCGGTCTGGAGGTTCGTGACAGACGTCTGTATGTCGCCGGCCGCGATGCCGAAGCCGTTGCGCGTGAGCACGGCACGCCGGTGTTCGCGTACGACCTCGTGCGGATCGAGGAGCAGGCCCGGTGCTTGCTCGACGCGTTCGATCGGGTCGGCGTGCCGTTCCGACTTCGCCTCGCCCTGAAGGCGCAGCGCGACCCCGATGTCTTGGCGTTCGTCCGTGCGCTCGGATTCGTGGGCATCGACGCGTGCTCGCCCGGCGAGGTGCGCCATGCAATCGAGCACGGATGGACGGCCGACGAAATCAGCTACACGGGAACAAACGTCTCCGAACGCGACATGGATGTGCTCCTCGAGAGCAATGTGCACGTCAACCTCGACCTGTTGTCGCAGCTCGATCGGTGGGGACGACGCGCCCCAGGCTCCTCGGTCGGAATCCGCGTGAACCCTCGCGCGGGCGCGACGTGGTCGGGCGCTCCCTACGCGGCCGACGGAGCGTCGCTGTACGCCGGAGCCAAACCGACGAAGTTCGGGATCCTCGACGAACAGATCGACGACGCGCTCGCCATTTCGAACAAGCACGGACTACGCATGGATACCGTCCACTTCCACGTCGGCGATGGGTTCCTCACGGACGGGCTCGGGGCGTTCGAGACCGCGGTCGAACGCGTCGCCGCGACGACGCTCCGGCTCGGCGATGCGGGCCACGAGATCGTCGAGCTGAACGTCGGTGGCGGACTCGGCGTACCGCAGCGCCCCGAAGACGAGCCGTTGGACGCGGATGCGTTCGCCGCGGTGCTCGCTAAGCATTTCGGACCGCCGGGTGTGACGGTGTCGTGCGAGCCGGGGGACTACCTGTGCAAGGAATCTGGCGTTCTGCTCGCCGAGGTCGTCTCGATCGATGAACGCGGCGGAGTGCCGTTCGCCGGTCTCGACGCCGGATACGTCGTCGCGCCCGAGAGGTTCATCTACGACGCCCTCGTTCCGATCGTCCTGACGCGCGCGATCGTCGCCGATTCGTCCCGCACGTACACGATCGCCGGGAACGTCAACGAGGGCGACGACCTGTGGGGCGAGGGCGTCGCCCTGCCCGAGCTCCGTGAGGGCGACGTGCTGGCGATGCTGAACGTCGGTACCTACAACGCGTCGATGCGGCTCGAGCACTGCCTCTGTGCGCCCGCCAGGACCGCTGCGTTCGGTGACCGCCTCTGA
- a CDS encoding DUF4230 domain-containing protein: MKAIKFGAGLAVFVIVLGLVSGFFGLPSWLSLKNPFTERRVERAHPAILDELISVSEYTAAAGTYSVLVDVERDVRFMPAVLAGERAKMLAVGSVEAVVDFSGITEGDISVGATGSDVTVTLPEPDLSDVMIDHSATEVIDRDRGVLDRIGGMFTDSPTTDRDLLIAAERQLADAASTSELLTMGEENTRTMLDELLGDLGYDDVTVVFVAPAETATAV; this comes from the coding sequence ATGAAGGCCATCAAGTTCGGCGCCGGGCTGGCCGTCTTCGTGATCGTGCTCGGGTTGGTCTCCGGGTTCTTCGGGCTTCCGTCCTGGTTGTCGCTGAAGAATCCGTTCACGGAACGTCGCGTCGAGCGCGCTCATCCGGCGATCCTCGACGAGCTCATCTCGGTCTCGGAGTACACCGCCGCGGCCGGCACGTACAGCGTGCTCGTGGACGTCGAGCGCGACGTGCGGTTCATGCCGGCGGTGCTGGCGGGCGAGCGGGCGAAGATGCTCGCCGTCGGGTCCGTCGAGGCGGTCGTCGATTTCTCCGGGATCACCGAAGGCGACATCAGCGTCGGAGCGACCGGGAGCGACGTGACGGTGACGCTCCCGGAACCGGATCTGAGTGACGTGATGATCGATCACTCGGCGACAGAGGTGATCGACCGCGATCGCGGGGTGTTGGATCGCATCGGTGGGATGTTCACCGACTCGCCGACCACGGATCGCGATCTCCTGATCGCGGCCGAGCGTCAGCTCGCGGATGCCGCCTCGACCAGCGAGCTCCTCACGATGGGCGAGGAAAACACGCGGACGATGCTCGACGAGCTCCTCGGCGACCTCGGGTACGACGACGTCACGGTGGTGTTCGTCGCGCCTGCCGAGACGGCAACCGCCGTCTGA
- a CDS encoding CoA-acylating methylmalonate-semialdehyde dehydrogenase, with the protein MERIGFWIGGKIVPGESGRTGPVYNPATGEQTHEVDFATPQEVSKAVEAAKEALPGWRATSLSKRADVFFRIRELLEERKTDIARAITLQHGKVLSDAVGEVQRGLENVEYATGIPHLLQGAFSEQVSTGIDVYSIRQPLGVVAGITPFNFPGMVPIWMCANAMACGNTFLLKPSEKDPGPALVLAELFKDAGIPDGVFNVVHGDKVAVDAILEHPDIAAVSFVGSTPIAKYIYANGTANGKRVQALGGAKNHMIVLPDADVDMVADSAVSAGYGSAGERCMAVSVITSVGKVSDRVVEAIADRLPKVKVGPGLEPESEMGPLVTREHRDKVASYLDSGRAQGAQVITDGREHALYKESPGFFLGVSLMDQVTPEMDAYRDEIFGPVLSVVRADTYDQAVDLVNRNPYGNGVALFTRDGGAARQFIFEVEVGMVGINVPIPVPVAYYSFGGWKGSLFGDSHMYGPEGIRFYTRGKVVTQRWPDPAKSAVDLGFPRTR; encoded by the coding sequence ATGGAGCGGATCGGATTCTGGATCGGCGGCAAGATCGTCCCCGGCGAGTCGGGACGAACCGGACCCGTCTACAACCCGGCGACGGGCGAGCAGACGCACGAAGTCGATTTCGCCACGCCGCAGGAGGTCTCCAAGGCGGTCGAGGCGGCGAAGGAGGCGCTCCCCGGCTGGCGCGCCACATCGCTTTCCAAACGCGCGGACGTGTTCTTCCGCATCCGCGAGCTCCTCGAGGAGCGCAAGACCGACATCGCCCGCGCGATCACGTTGCAGCACGGCAAGGTGCTCTCTGACGCCGTCGGCGAGGTGCAACGCGGGCTCGAGAACGTCGAGTACGCGACCGGCATCCCCCACCTGCTCCAGGGCGCTTTCAGCGAGCAGGTCTCCACTGGCATCGACGTGTACTCGATCCGTCAGCCGCTCGGCGTCGTCGCCGGGATCACGCCGTTCAACTTCCCGGGCATGGTTCCCATCTGGATGTGCGCGAACGCGATGGCCTGCGGGAACACGTTCCTCCTGAAGCCATCCGAGAAGGACCCCGGCCCGGCGCTCGTCCTCGCGGAGCTGTTCAAGGACGCCGGGATCCCCGACGGCGTGTTCAACGTGGTGCACGGCGACAAGGTCGCGGTCGACGCGATCCTCGAACACCCTGACATCGCTGCGGTGAGCTTCGTCGGCTCGACCCCGATCGCGAAATACATCTACGCGAACGGCACCGCGAACGGGAAGCGCGTGCAGGCGCTAGGTGGTGCGAAGAACCACATGATCGTGCTGCCCGATGCCGACGTCGACATGGTTGCCGACTCGGCAGTCTCGGCCGGCTACGGTTCTGCAGGAGAGCGATGCATGGCTGTGTCCGTCATCACCTCGGTCGGGAAGGTCTCGGACCGGGTCGTCGAGGCGATCGCCGACCGCCTGCCGAAGGTGAAGGTCGGTCCGGGCCTCGAGCCCGAGTCAGAGATGGGGCCGCTCGTCACGCGCGAGCACCGCGACAAGGTGGCGTCGTACCTGGACAGCGGCCGAGCCCAGGGCGCGCAGGTGATCACAGACGGCCGTGAGCACGCGCTGTACAAGGAGAGTCCAGGGTTCTTCCTCGGCGTGTCGCTCATGGATCAGGTAACCCCCGAGATGGACGCGTACCGCGACGAGATCTTCGGGCCGGTCCTCTCGGTGGTACGCGCCGACACGTACGACCAGGCGGTCGATCTGGTGAACCGGAACCCGTACGGGAACGGCGTGGCGCTGTTCACCCGCGACGGCGGCGCGGCGCGGCAGTTCATCTTCGAGGTCGAAGTGGGCATGGTCGGCATCAACGTCCCGATCCCCGTTCCGGTCGCCTACTACTCGTTCGGAGGCTGGAAGGGCTCGCTGTTCGGCGATTCGCACATGTATGGGCCGGAGGGGATCCGGTTCTACACGCGCGGAAAGGTCGTCACGCAGCGCTGGCCCGACCCGGCGAAGAGCGCCGTCGACCTGGGGTTCCCGCGAACGCGGTAG
- a CDS encoding aminotransferase class III-fold pyridoxal phosphate-dependent enzyme has product MSELSAQEIVDLSLRHTLYDWQQQGTTRPIAVASARGSEFFTVDGKRYLDFNSQLMGVNIGHADPRVAQAIAEQAKVLPYISPFMTTEARAKLGKKLADLLPGDLDKVFFTLGGAEANENAIRIAKAVTGRQKILARYRSYHGATYATITLTGDPRRWANEPGMPGVVHVLDPYHGTGRPADNADAALAYLDETIMLEGPSTIAAFILEPVTGTNGILIPPEGYLQGVRELCDRHGILLIADEVMSGFGRTGEWFAVNHWDVVPDILTMAKGLTSSAVPLGAVGLRPKVYSYFDEHVFAGGLTYNSHPLGLAAALATIRVYEEDGLIENSRKLGEVMAGHHRELRDRHPSVGLVRNIGLFGIVELVRDRATMEPMAPYNGTSDEMKAISKFLDERGLYTMVRWNGIMTNPPLCITEEQLAEGFGIIDEALSSIE; this is encoded by the coding sequence ATGAGCGAGCTGAGCGCGCAAGAGATCGTCGATCTGAGCCTGCGACACACGCTCTATGACTGGCAGCAGCAGGGAACGACGCGACCCATCGCGGTCGCGTCGGCGCGCGGCTCGGAGTTCTTCACGGTCGACGGTAAGCGGTACCTCGACTTCAACAGCCAGCTCATGGGCGTGAACATCGGCCATGCGGACCCGCGTGTTGCGCAGGCGATCGCCGAGCAGGCGAAGGTCCTTCCGTACATCAGCCCGTTCATGACGACCGAGGCGCGCGCGAAGCTCGGGAAGAAGCTAGCCGACCTGCTGCCCGGCGACCTCGACAAGGTGTTCTTCACCCTCGGTGGCGCCGAGGCCAACGAGAACGCGATCCGCATCGCGAAGGCCGTCACCGGCAGGCAGAAGATCCTCGCCAGGTATAGGAGCTATCACGGCGCTACGTACGCGACGATCACCCTTACGGGCGATCCGCGCAGATGGGCCAACGAGCCGGGCATGCCCGGCGTCGTCCACGTCCTCGACCCGTACCACGGAACCGGGCGACCGGCCGACAACGCCGATGCGGCGCTCGCCTACCTCGACGAGACGATCATGCTCGAGGGCCCGTCGACGATCGCGGCGTTCATCCTCGAGCCGGTCACCGGGACGAACGGCATCCTGATCCCACCGGAGGGATATCTCCAGGGCGTCCGCGAGCTGTGCGACCGGCACGGAATCCTCCTCATCGCCGACGAGGTGATGTCCGGCTTCGGACGAACCGGCGAATGGTTCGCCGTGAACCACTGGGACGTCGTCCCCGACATCCTGACGATGGCGAAGGGATTGACGTCGAGCGCCGTTCCGCTCGGTGCCGTTGGACTCCGGCCGAAGGTGTACTCGTACTTCGACGAGCACGTCTTCGCCGGCGGGCTCACGTATAACTCCCACCCGCTCGGACTCGCCGCGGCGCTCGCCACGATCCGCGTCTATGAAGAGGATGGCCTGATCGAGAACTCCCGCAAGCTCGGCGAGGTCATGGCCGGCCATCATCGCGAGCTGCGCGACCGGCATCCCTCGGTCGGCCTCGTGCGGAACATCGGGCTGTTCGGCATCGTCGAGCTCGTCCGAGATCGAGCGACGATGGAGCCGATGGCGCCGTACAACGGCACGAGCGACGAGATGAAGGCGATCTCCAAGTTCCTTGACGAACGCGGCCTGTACACGATGGTGCGGTGGAACGGCATCATGACGAACCCGCCGCTGTGCATCACCGAGGAGCAGCTCGCGGAGGGCTTCGGCATCATCGACGAGGCGCTGTCGTCGATCGAGTAG
- a CDS encoding divalent metal cation transporter has product MRRVFEVFLGILTAFGGFVDMGDLVANAESGARFGMRLAWVVVVGVVGICIYAEMAGRVATMSRRPVFDIIRERLGARWAIVNLGASFLINLLTLAAEVAGLALVIELVTGLNYILWVPLMAVAVWLVLWKVKFGVMEKAFGLSGLTLVVTVFALWRLDPGFGDTLSAATHIGPPSGEPWTAYAFFGVALLGAAMTPYEVFFFSSGAVEDGWTERDLITNRANVLVGFPLGGILSLAIMGMAAALLLPRGISVGHLSQMGLPVSLTLGRIGLVFLLFGMFAAIFSAALETSLSAGYTVAQFFGWQWGKFVRPREAARFHVVVLLALAGGVALAFTTIDPVKITEYSIVLSAAALPLTYFPILVVANDPTYMRERTNSKALNAIAFVYLVILLFVSIVTIPLLVWTRGGA; this is encoded by the coding sequence GTGAGGCGCGTGTTCGAGGTCTTCCTCGGCATCCTCACCGCCTTCGGCGGCTTCGTGGACATGGGAGATCTCGTGGCGAATGCCGAGAGCGGCGCTCGATTCGGTATGCGCCTTGCATGGGTCGTCGTCGTCGGTGTCGTCGGGATTTGCATCTACGCGGAGATGGCAGGGCGCGTCGCCACGATGTCCCGACGACCCGTCTTCGACATCATTCGCGAGCGTCTGGGCGCGCGGTGGGCAATCGTCAATCTCGGTGCATCGTTCCTCATCAACCTGTTGACGCTGGCCGCAGAGGTGGCGGGACTTGCTCTCGTGATCGAGCTCGTGACCGGTCTCAACTACATCCTGTGGGTGCCGCTGATGGCGGTTGCAGTGTGGCTGGTGCTGTGGAAAGTGAAGTTTGGCGTGATGGAGAAGGCGTTCGGGCTTTCCGGTCTGACCCTTGTGGTGACGGTGTTCGCACTGTGGCGGCTCGATCCCGGCTTCGGCGACACGCTGTCAGCCGCGACGCACATCGGGCCGCCGTCGGGTGAACCGTGGACGGCATATGCATTTTTCGGCGTCGCACTGCTAGGCGCCGCGATGACTCCCTACGAGGTGTTCTTCTTCTCCTCCGGCGCGGTCGAAGACGGTTGGACCGAGCGTGACTTGATCACCAATCGCGCGAACGTCCTCGTCGGTTTTCCGCTCGGCGGGATCCTGAGCCTGGCGATCATGGGCATGGCCGCTGCTCTTCTCCTGCCGCGTGGGATCTCGGTGGGGCATCTGTCACAGATGGGACTTCCCGTCTCCCTCACGCTCGGTCGGATCGGTCTGGTCTTCCTGCTTTTCGGGATGTTCGCGGCGATTTTCAGTGCGGCGCTCGAGACGTCGTTGTCGGCCGGGTACACCGTCGCGCAGTTCTTCGGCTGGCAGTGGGGGAAGTTCGTGCGGCCGCGTGAGGCCGCCCGGTTCCACGTCGTCGTGTTGCTCGCGTTGGCGGGGGGCGTTGCGCTGGCGTTCACGACGATCGATCCAGTCAAGATCACTGAATACTCGATTGTTCTGTCGGCGGCAGCGCTGCCGCTCACCTACTTCCCGATCCTCGTCGTGGCGAACGACCCAACGTATATGAGGGAGCGAACGAACTCCAAAGCGCTGAACGCGATCGCGTTCGTCTACCTCGTGATCCTGCTCTTCGTCTCGATCGTGACGATCCCACTGCTCGTGTGGACGCGAGGTGGTGCGTGA